One region of Erwinia tracheiphila genomic DNA includes:
- a CDS encoding AAA family ATPase, with product MSVTRRAGQLGRAVRRKLRGTQGLLIIDEADHLDYPVLEELRILQEETGIGLALVGNHQVYARLTGGSSRSVDFARLFSRIAKKVAILKTKRDDITAIADAWGLTGKAERALIHTLSERPGALRTVSHTLRLATMFARGSNEALTEKHIRAAVKDLEGVHA from the coding sequence GTGTCGGTGACGCGCCGCGCCGGGCAGCTGGGCCGGGCTGTACGCAGGAAGCTGCGCGGAACGCAGGGCCTGCTGATTATTGACGAGGCCGACCACCTTGATTATCCGGTACTGGAAGAGCTGCGCATCCTTCAGGAAGAAACCGGTATCGGGCTGGCTCTGGTGGGCAATCATCAGGTGTACGCCAGGCTGACGGGCGGCAGTTCCCGCAGCGTTGATTTTGCCCGCCTGTTCAGCCGAATCGCCAAAAAAGTGGCCATCCTGAAGACAAAACGGGATGACATCACGGCGATTGCCGATGCCTGGGGACTGACGGGTAAGGCCGAACGCGCACTGATCCATACGCTGTCAGAACGCCCGGGCGCATTACGCACCGTTTCCCATACGCTCCGTCTGGCCACCATGTTTGCCAGAGGGAGCAACGAAGCCCTGACGGAGAAGCATATTCGCGCCGCCGTCAAAGACCTGGAAGGAGTACACGCATGA
- a CDS encoding class I SAM-dependent methyltransferase produces the protein MTAAKSLFYRENYPIFQNKMYSSREAGIHCPKGNIDLIVDQKTGIIFNCQFDESRVQYDKDYHNEQGLSHAFSQHLNDVARRIIQAMGKENLVEVGCGKGLFLDMLSAQGVDITGFDPTYSGDNPRIRPEYFTQDTPISCDGIILRHVLEHIKDPADFLHFLKKAAPEHCKIYIEVPAFEWIAANNAWYDIFYEHVNYFRLDDFKRLFSTVIEGGYVFNQQYIYVIANLADLCERIEVDQQSIDASFPIDQLIAEKVDRSKKITLWGGASKGVIFAMNLARLGIEVDHVIDINPKKQNRFLAATGIKVESPDDVLPQLADGENIYVMNSGYLAEIKQMTGQRFNYITLD, from the coding sequence ATGACAGCCGCTAAGTCGCTTTTTTATCGTGAAAACTATCCGATATTTCAAAATAAAATGTATTCCTCGCGCGAGGCAGGGATTCACTGCCCGAAAGGCAATATCGATCTGATCGTTGACCAGAAGACCGGCATTATATTCAACTGCCAGTTTGATGAATCGCGAGTGCAATACGATAAGGATTATCACAATGAACAGGGACTGAGCCATGCCTTTTCACAGCATTTAAATGATGTTGCCAGGCGTATTATTCAGGCAATGGGCAAGGAAAACCTTGTTGAAGTCGGCTGCGGTAAGGGATTATTCCTCGATATGCTTAGTGCCCAGGGCGTTGACATCACCGGTTTTGACCCCACTTACAGCGGCGATAACCCCAGAATTCGCCCGGAATACTTTACTCAGGACACGCCGATATCCTGTGATGGTATTATTTTGCGTCACGTGCTTGAACATATTAAAGACCCGGCTGATTTTCTGCATTTTCTTAAAAAAGCCGCCCCTGAGCACTGCAAAATTTATATTGAAGTACCTGCCTTTGAATGGATTGCCGCGAATAATGCCTGGTACGATATTTTCTATGAGCACGTTAACTATTTCCGCTTGGATGATTTCAAACGTCTGTTTAGCACGGTGATTGAAGGGGGCTACGTTTTTAATCAGCAATATATTTATGTGATTGCGAACCTGGCAGACCTGTGCGAACGCATTGAGGTTGACCAACAGAGCATTGATGCTTCTTTCCCCATCGACCAGCTGATTGCCGAGAAAGTCGATCGCAGCAAAAAAATCACATTGTGGGGAGGGGCCTCAAAAGGGGTTATTTTTGCCATGAATCTTGCCCGGCTGGGCATTGAGGTCGATCACGTTATTGATATTAACCCGAAGAAACAGAATCGCTTTTTGGCGGCGACCGGCATTAAGGTCGAATCACCGGATGATGTACTGCCACAGTTAGCCGACGGTGAAAATATCTACGTGATGAATTCCGGTTATCTGGCAGAAATTAAGCAGATGACGGGGCAGCGTTTCAATTACATCACCCTTGACTAA
- a CDS encoding transposase domain-containing protein has product MDRNDWYTAQELAGLPGLPTTERGIRKLASSSSWNGRKRGSSKAIEYPIESFPIEARVALLKKAESIKIGEKFYKVKKSSIEFYCRESLWQHWNNASNRQREKARAKCEAVMAVAGLIDSGIDTLTAFDSVGKALHIAPASVRRWYYLARPFDRTDWLAALVGKHGRNLATRKKKEAECSPDAWDFLLADYLRPEQPALRTCYARLKEAATAHGWTIPSLSSLRRKLEREVPTEQMVLLREGEHALMQLYPAQERSVLELDAMEWINGDGYQHNVFVRWFNGEVIRPKTWVWQDIRSRKILGWRTDVSENSDSIRLALADVVGQYGIPKHITIDNTRAAANKWMTGGVPNRYRFKVKEDDPKGIIPLLGIKLHWTSVLFGQGHGQAKPVERAFSHGGLGEVVDKHPLLAGAYTGVSPMAKPDNYGERVVEARVFLKALAEGIAFWNRRPGRDTEVCRGILSFDAAFEQSYQESAVRKATAEQRHLLLLPSEAVTVNNGIFVLKAGGKLQGRENRYHNEQLLSIRPNKIVVRFDPAQLHASVLCYTLDGRFICEAACIEKAGFGDTQAAREHHRNRNRFVKRTKEATAAQRRMTALEVAERMPDTLPPEPPESRVVEICRPAGNTVRREWAEEQPETGYDHAFENAVACLHEQQQKNNLGV; this is encoded by the coding sequence ATGGACAGAAATGACTGGTATACAGCTCAAGAGTTGGCTGGTTTACCTGGATTACCTACCACCGAAAGAGGAATTCGAAAATTAGCATCCTCATCGTCTTGGAATGGCCGAAAAAGAGGTAGTTCTAAAGCCATTGAGTATCCAATTGAGTCCTTTCCCATCGAAGCACGTGTTGCATTACTAAAAAAAGCTGAAAGCATAAAAATCGGCGAGAAATTTTATAAAGTTAAAAAGAGTTCCATTGAATTTTACTGCCGCGAGTCACTGTGGCAACACTGGAATAACGCCAGCAACAGACAGCGTGAAAAAGCACGCGCAAAATGCGAAGCCGTCATGGCGGTGGCCGGACTGATTGACTCCGGCATTGATACCCTGACGGCGTTCGATTCTGTGGGGAAAGCCCTGCATATTGCCCCCGCCAGCGTTCGGCGCTGGTACTACCTTGCCAGACCGTTTGACCGGACTGACTGGCTGGCGGCACTGGTTGGTAAACATGGCCGCAATCTCGCCACCCGTAAAAAGAAAGAGGCTGAATGCTCCCCTGACGCCTGGGACTTCCTTCTTGCTGATTACCTTCGCCCGGAACAACCGGCATTACGCACCTGCTATGCCCGACTGAAAGAAGCCGCCACAGCACATGGGTGGACCATACCGAGCCTGTCATCACTGAGGCGCAAGCTGGAGCGTGAAGTACCAACAGAGCAAATGGTCTTATTACGCGAAGGAGAACACGCCCTGATGCAGCTTTATCCGGCTCAGGAACGCAGCGTGCTGGAACTGGATGCAATGGAATGGATAAACGGCGATGGCTACCAGCACAACGTATTCGTTCGCTGGTTCAATGGCGAAGTTATCCGGCCTAAAACGTGGGTCTGGCAGGATATTCGTAGCCGTAAAATTCTGGGCTGGCGTACCGATGTGTCAGAGAACAGCGATTCGATTCGCCTGGCACTGGCCGATGTGGTCGGGCAGTACGGCATCCCGAAACATATCACCATCGATAACACCCGCGCCGCCGCCAATAAATGGATGACCGGCGGTGTGCCGAACCGTTACCGCTTTAAGGTAAAGGAGGATGATCCGAAGGGCATTATTCCCCTGCTGGGTATCAAACTGCACTGGACCAGCGTGCTGTTTGGTCAGGGGCACGGTCAGGCCAAGCCGGTTGAACGTGCTTTCTCTCACGGCGGACTGGGTGAGGTGGTGGATAAACATCCCCTGCTGGCCGGGGCGTACACGGGCGTCAGCCCGATGGCCAAGCCGGATAATTATGGTGAACGGGTCGTTGAAGCCCGGGTGTTTTTAAAAGCGCTGGCTGAGGGGATCGCTTTCTGGAATCGACGCCCGGGGCGCGATACCGAAGTCTGCCGGGGCATTCTTTCTTTTGATGCCGCTTTTGAGCAGAGCTATCAGGAAAGCGCCGTGCGTAAGGCCACCGCAGAGCAGCGGCACCTGTTACTGCTGCCGTCCGAGGCCGTCACCGTAAACAATGGCATCTTTGTCCTGAAAGCGGGCGGGAAATTGCAGGGCCGCGAGAATCGCTACCACAACGAGCAGCTACTGAGTATCAGGCCCAATAAGATTGTGGTGCGCTTTGACCCGGCGCAGTTACACGCCAGCGTGTTGTGTTACACCCTGGACGGACGCTTTATCTGTGAAGCCGCCTGCATTGAGAAAGCCGGATTTGGTGACACTCAGGCCGCCCGTGAGCATCACCGTAACCGTAACCGTTTTGTTAAGCGTACCAAAGAAGCAACGGCTGCACAGCGCCGCATGACCGCGCTGGAAGTGGCAGAGCGGATGCCCGATACCTTGCCACCGGAACCCCCTGAAAGCCGTGTTGTAGAAATCTGTCGTCCTGCCGGTAATACCGTGCGCCGTGAATGGGCAGAGGAACAGCCTGAGACCGGCTACGACCATGCCTTTGAAAATGCCGTTGCCTGCTTACACGAGCAGCAGCAGAAAAATAATCTGGGAGTATAA
- a CDS encoding IS481 family transposase, with protein MIHTNNPIIKHKAGLLNLAEELGNVSKACKIMGVSRDTFYRYQELAAEGGIDALINQNRRVPNLKNRADEATERAVVEYAVEFPAHGQHRTSNELRKKGVFISGSGVRSIWQRHDLENFRKRLKALEEKVAREGIVLTDAQIAALEKKAHDDEASGEIETAHPGYLGSQDTFYVGNLKGVGRIYQQTFVDTYSKVAHCKLYTSKTPITAADLLNDRVLPFYEAQGLPMLRILTDRGTEYCGKVEQHDYQLYLAINDIDHTKTKAMSPQTNGICERFHKTILQDFYQVTFRKKLYEDLESLQTDLDNGLWHYNNERTHQGKMCCGRTPMATLLDGKRVWAEKNLNQM; from the coding sequence ATGATTCATACTAACAATCCCATCATCAAACACAAAGCCGGCCTGCTCAATCTCGCCGAAGAACTCGGTAACGTATCAAAAGCCTGCAAGATCATGGGCGTGTCACGCGACACGTTTTACCGTTATCAGGAACTGGCTGCTGAAGGCGGCATCGATGCGCTGATTAACCAGAACCGCCGCGTCCCCAACCTGAAGAACCGCGCCGACGAAGCCACTGAACGCGCTGTTGTTGAATATGCCGTTGAGTTCCCGGCCCACGGGCAACACCGGACCAGTAATGAGCTGCGTAAAAAAGGCGTGTTTATCTCCGGTAGCGGCGTGCGCTCCATCTGGCAACGGCACGACCTGGAGAACTTCCGTAAACGCCTGAAGGCACTTGAGGAAAAGGTCGCCAGAGAAGGCATCGTGCTTACCGACGCTCAAATCGCAGCGCTGGAGAAGAAGGCCCACGATGACGAGGCCAGCGGAGAAATCGAAACTGCTCACCCGGGTTATCTCGGGTCGCAGGACACCTTCTACGTGGGCAATCTGAAAGGTGTGGGTCGTATCTACCAGCAGACGTTCGTGGATACGTACTCGAAAGTGGCACACTGCAAGCTGTATACGAGTAAAACGCCGATCACCGCCGCAGACCTGCTCAATGATCGCGTACTGCCGTTCTACGAGGCTCAGGGACTGCCGATGCTGAGGATCCTGACCGACAGGGGAACGGAGTACTGTGGTAAGGTGGAGCAGCATGATTACCAGCTGTATCTGGCCATCAACGATATCGACCATACAAAAACGAAGGCGATGTCTCCGCAGACGAACGGCATCTGCGAGCGCTTCCATAAAACTATTTTGCAGGATTTTTATCAGGTTACGTTCCGTAAGAAGTTATACGAAGACCTGGAGAGCCTGCAAACGGATCTGGACAACGGGTTGTGGCATTACAATAATGAGCGAACTCATCAGGGAAAAATGTGCTGCGGGCGTACGCCAATGGCCACGTTACTTGATGGTAAACGAGTCTGGGCAGAAAAAAATCTGAACCAGATGTAA
- a CDS encoding DUF3164 family protein encodes MNKDTEQTGYRQNAQGHLVPQNLIRPIDMLRDDVVMNIVEAARALRQAMADFKAASMKQIGDFIDLSSREYGVEYGGTKGNVTLPSFDGQFKIMRAIGDHRVFDERIQAAKKLIDECVVEWSDGANVNLIAMVDHAFRVNKQGRIDINQVLGLRQLAIDDPRWNEAMSAIADAIQVTGTSQYLRIYLRQPSGKYEQISLDISGV; translated from the coding sequence ATGAATAAAGACACTGAACAGACTGGCTACCGCCAGAACGCTCAGGGCCATCTGGTGCCGCAAAACCTGATCCGTCCGATTGATATGCTGCGTGATGATGTCGTGATGAATATTGTCGAGGCTGCCAGGGCATTGCGTCAGGCTATGGCAGATTTCAAAGCCGCATCCATGAAGCAAATCGGGGACTTTATTGATTTGTCATCCAGAGAGTACGGCGTTGAATATGGCGGTACAAAGGGAAACGTCACCCTGCCAAGCTTTGATGGCCAGTTCAAAATTATGCGTGCGATTGGCGATCACAGGGTCTTTGACGAGCGTATCCAGGCGGCTAAAAAACTGATCGATGAGTGCGTGGTTGAATGGTCTGACGGGGCTAACGTCAATCTGATAGCGATGGTCGATCATGCTTTCCGCGTCAACAAGCAGGGGCGTATTGATATCAATCAGGTTCTTGGATTGCGCCAGCTGGCTATTGACGACCCACGCTGGAACGAAGCCATGTCAGCCATTGCCGATGCCATTCAGGTGACGGGAACCAGTCAGTACCTGCGTATCTATCTGCGCCAGCCCAGTGGTAAATATGAACAAATCAGTCTGGATATATCGGGGGTTTAG
- a CDS encoding DNA transposition protein has protein sequence MSNVLDSAHAQTAMADVRAAIRGTVERDDVTYSTIARESAISSTALSQFMNESYPGDNSKIAGQLSVWLENRSRRANEMPEAPDFVKTRTVRQIWSALQYAQLAQCITVIYGSPGVGKTRSLQQFAAERPNVWLITVSPSRASISEALYEMALELGVGDAPRRAAGPGCTQEAARNAGPADY, from the coding sequence ATGAGTAACGTACTGGATTCAGCTCACGCACAGACCGCGATGGCGGATGTCCGCGCCGCAATACGCGGGACGGTTGAGCGTGACGATGTGACCTACAGCACCATCGCCCGTGAAAGCGCGATTTCATCAACGGCACTCTCGCAGTTTATGAATGAAAGTTATCCGGGTGATAACAGCAAGATTGCCGGTCAGCTCTCCGTCTGGCTGGAGAATCGCAGCCGCCGGGCAAATGAAATGCCGGAAGCGCCTGATTTTGTAAAGACCAGAACCGTCCGACAGATATGGAGTGCGCTGCAATACGCCCAGCTGGCCCAGTGCATCACCGTTATCTATGGCAGCCCCGGCGTGGGCAAGACCCGTTCCTTACAGCAGTTTGCGGCAGAGCGTCCGAACGTCTGGTTAATCACCGTCTCGCCTTCCCGCGCCAGCATCAGTGAAGCACTGTATGAGATGGCGCTGGAGCTGGGTGTCGGTGACGCGCCGCGCCGGGCAGCTGGGCCGGGCTGTACGCAGGAAGCTGCGCGGAACGCAGGGCCTGCTGATTATTGA
- a CDS encoding helix-turn-helix domain-containing protein, whose product MVNDRADIATRLIEERAKIGYSQADFARQLDISREGLRLYEMGQRSLNAEFLARAAGFGIDVQYILTGIKSKNSEEVLQAIQPAIHVESGGSANVIQFAQLGSTVNMVTTQKHVTNVKADIKPGVEHITEEQAAKLTKMVSTIAELEQKVRKTPRTYKAIWAAVNSHCRVTRYRLIPLASYAKAEKYLRTWIGRLNSQASAPIVDNDEWRKRKYAYIKINIKNNELWLDEYISKRFGATSLRDLSDAELDKTYKAVAAKKKASR is encoded by the coding sequence ATGGTTAATGATCGTGCAGATATAGCAACTCGGTTAATCGAAGAAAGGGCTAAAATTGGTTATTCACAAGCAGATTTTGCGAGACAGCTTGATATTTCCAGGGAGGGATTAAGGCTTTATGAGATGGGACAACGTAGTCTAAATGCAGAATTTCTAGCCAGAGCTGCTGGATTTGGTATTGATGTGCAATATATTTTAACAGGTATAAAATCTAAAAATTCAGAGGAAGTTCTTCAGGCAATACAACCAGCTATACATGTTGAGTCTGGCGGAAGCGCCAATGTAATTCAATTCGCCCAACTTGGCTCTACGGTAAACATGGTCACAACACAGAAACATGTAACTAACGTTAAGGCCGATATAAAACCTGGAGTTGAGCATATCACAGAAGAACAGGCAGCCAAACTCACTAAAATGGTATCTACGATAGCAGAATTAGAACAAAAAGTACGCAAGACTCCAAGAACATATAAGGCCATTTGGGCCGCAGTAAATTCCCATTGCCGTGTCACTCGGTACAGATTGATTCCATTAGCCTCTTATGCAAAAGCAGAAAAATATCTCAGGACATGGATAGGACGGCTTAACTCGCAAGCCTCTGCACCAATCGTTGATAACGATGAATGGCGAAAAAGAAAATACGCATACATAAAAATAAACATTAAAAATAATGAATTATGGCTTGATGAGTATATATCTAAAAGATTTGGCGCAACATCACTAAGAGATCTAAGTGATGCTGAATTAGATAAAACATACAAGGCTGTAGCAGCAAAAAAAAAGGCAAGTAGATAG
- a CDS encoding gp16 family protein — MDKPQLIRLIHVAKGKLKLDDETYCLLLSNTANGKSSCSKMSHGELLNVYSELQQRGFKRSFKKSSVRVKPNSKGKPRTEEIAKIRAIWGTMFRHGFVSSDGELALNAYVKRMTSQLNNGEGVAEVGWLDGWLAYRVLECLKQWHIRLMLAFLTARRVAHPVNPVTGNASRDYDIITDAYEASL, encoded by the coding sequence ATGGATAAACCACAATTAATCAGGCTAATCCATGTAGCCAAAGGAAAGCTGAAACTGGATGATGAAACCTATTGTTTATTGCTGTCTAATACGGCTAACGGTAAATCCAGTTGCAGTAAAATGAGTCACGGCGAATTATTAAATGTTTATTCGGAACTGCAACAGCGGGGATTTAAACGCTCTTTTAAAAAGAGTTCAGTGCGGGTTAAACCCAATTCAAAGGGAAAACCACGCACTGAGGAGATTGCTAAAATCCGCGCCATCTGGGGCACCATGTTTCGTCACGGTTTCGTCAGCAGCGACGGCGAACTGGCGTTAAATGCTTACGTTAAGCGCATGACCTCTCAGCTCAACAACGGTGAAGGCGTTGCCGAGGTGGGCTGGCTTGATGGCTGGCTGGCGTACCGGGTACTGGAGTGCCTTAAACAATGGCATATCCGGCTGATGCTGGCGTTTCTGACAGCACGCCGCGTGGCTCATCCGGTGAATCCGGTTACCGGGAATGCATCGCGTGATTACGACATCATTACCGATGCTTACGAGGCCAGCTTATGA
- a CDS encoding glycosyltransferase has protein sequence MSSPPLVSIIIIARIPTYFAQAVQSAVAQDYVHCEILIADCSSENFIAEIVAPFLNQPGHPVRIFKHPKEKEGAFENALQEVQGEYIRYLADADWLAENATAQAVGIMENNQQVSVVATRRTRTNCLNIRQPDILSNAPLVNGDVLINGEDLLRFQSTLSFNVIGEMSVALFRREDLQSLIEQQGALFSINDEKMLEVEALVLYARVLPGKWLGWLNTSLCTIRVSSVYQQPGQRDNEEKVVQNRDKVFYFLRQQSWFSQFQKPQNMVRVAPIYAPDEAQYQNFSQQHHNNFIRSELATWLDHRQLRDFERNYLARLAHERGGPVSVAVVITASDDNRHGISVTLASLAGVDPSLLALTPLLVGCAEGVPADVSCYPATPQNRLEVINHVLQGRSEAWFIFVDAGSLFLSSGLISLASALPGAGGTLALYADEFFAIEGDPGGVAFRPDFNLDLFLSSPKTMAQHWLFRRELLAASEGFDLACPNASEFDLITRLIENQGFGVIGHIAEPLMTTTLRKRDVVEDAAILRRHLTNRGYPQGEVAMDHYGNYRLRYQHPHQPLVSLIILANWHLPSLITSVTTVLEKTRYLNYEMIIVADNQQSPEREKWLASIASVDPQRIKVLHHREDWQRAAMTNLGASAVRGEYLVLLHCELAVMDGEWLDNLLNHGQRPEVGVVGGKQLNSEHRIRHAGYLLGVDGAVGDAFRGMADDQASYLGRLHTDQNYSAVSGDFMLIRRTVFDALGGFDTRSQLYDDVDFCLRAREQGYLTVWTPYARILRSAARQPPLKGENSQAVKIQKQDEDTWLYRRWLPTIANDPAFNANLSLKSRQFDVNSDSALCWTPVTRPGVPTILANHADSAGCGHYRIIGPFQAMEREGMANGKLYSRLLSIAEIGQQKPDSMIIQRRYSDIFQNWMAPVVAATDIFRVYELDDYILNVPLKNHHHKDFKQDMWKKMRKSLGFFDRFVVSTAPLAEAFKGMHDQIVVVNNRLPVQWWGNLQGQRRQGKKPRVGWAGGSSHTGDLEMIVDVVKEFTNEVEWVFMGMCPHKLRPYIHELHYGVDIEIYPATLAALNLDLALAPVEDNIFNACKSNLRLMEYGACGVPVICSDVECYRGDLPVTRARNRFKDWCDAIRRHLNDMDATARMGDELQARLRRDWMLSGDNVTEWLKAWTG, from the coding sequence ATGTCCAGTCCACCCTTAGTCAGCATAATTATTATTGCCCGCATTCCCACCTATTTCGCTCAGGCAGTGCAAAGCGCAGTTGCTCAGGATTATGTGCATTGCGAAATTCTGATCGCAGACTGCAGCAGTGAAAACTTCATTGCCGAGATTGTCGCCCCTTTTCTTAATCAGCCGGGCCACCCGGTACGCATATTTAAACATCCGAAAGAGAAAGAAGGGGCGTTTGAAAACGCGTTGCAAGAGGTGCAGGGAGAATACATTCGCTATCTCGCGGATGCGGACTGGCTGGCGGAAAATGCCACGGCACAGGCGGTTGGCATTATGGAAAATAACCAGCAGGTATCGGTAGTGGCGACGCGGCGCACCCGCACCAACTGTCTGAATATCCGCCAGCCGGACATTTTGTCTAACGCGCCGCTGGTCAATGGCGATGTACTGATTAACGGCGAAGATCTGTTACGTTTCCAGTCGACCTTAAGTTTTAACGTTATTGGTGAAATGAGTGTGGCGCTGTTTCGCCGCGAAGACCTCCAGTCGTTGATTGAGCAGCAGGGCGCGCTGTTCAGCATCAATGATGAAAAAATGCTGGAGGTGGAAGCACTGGTTCTCTATGCCCGAGTGCTACCCGGAAAATGGCTGGGCTGGTTAAACACATCGCTGTGTACTATCCGCGTTTCCAGCGTCTATCAACAGCCGGGCCAGCGCGATAACGAAGAAAAAGTGGTGCAAAATCGCGATAAGGTTTTTTATTTTCTTCGCCAGCAAAGCTGGTTTAGTCAGTTTCAAAAGCCACAAAACATGGTGCGGGTTGCGCCGATATATGCACCGGATGAGGCGCAATATCAGAACTTCAGCCAGCAGCACCACAACAACTTTATCCGCTCTGAGCTGGCGACCTGGCTTGACCATCGCCAGCTGCGGGATTTTGAGCGAAATTATCTTGCCAGGCTGGCGCACGAAAGGGGCGGGCCAGTAAGCGTGGCGGTGGTTATTACCGCCAGTGATGACAACCGCCACGGTATCAGCGTCACGCTGGCGAGCCTGGCGGGGGTAGATCCCAGCCTGCTGGCTCTTACGCCGCTGCTGGTTGGCTGTGCGGAAGGCGTGCCAGCGGATGTGAGCTGTTATCCGGCAACGCCGCAAAATCGCCTGGAGGTGATTAACCATGTGCTGCAGGGGCGCAGTGAAGCGTGGTTTATTTTTGTCGATGCAGGCAGCCTCTTCCTGTCTTCAGGGCTTATTTCCCTGGCCAGTGCGCTGCCCGGCGCGGGCGGCACGCTGGCGCTCTATGCGGATGAATTTTTTGCCATCGAAGGGGATCCGGGCGGTGTCGCTTTCCGTCCTGATTTTAACCTCGACCTGTTTCTTAGCTCGCCAAAAACCATGGCGCAGCACTGGCTGTTCCGACGTGAACTGCTGGCAGCCTCGGAAGGATTTGACCTGGCCTGCCCCAATGCCAGTGAATTTGATCTTATCACCCGGCTTATCGAAAACCAGGGATTTGGCGTTATCGGTCATATCGCAGAACCCTTGATGACAACGACGCTCAGAAAGCGCGACGTTGTGGAAGATGCAGCGATCCTGCGACGTCATCTGACTAACCGGGGTTATCCGCAAGGCGAAGTGGCGATGGACCACTACGGCAATTATCGTCTGCGTTACCAACATCCTCACCAGCCGCTGGTTTCACTGATTATCCTGGCGAACTGGCATCTGCCCTCGCTGATTACGTCAGTGACCACCGTGCTGGAAAAAACCCGCTATCTTAACTACGAAATGATTATCGTGGCGGACAATCAGCAAAGCCCCGAGCGCGAAAAATGGCTGGCAAGTATTGCCAGCGTCGATCCGCAAAGGATTAAAGTACTGCATCACCGCGAGGACTGGCAGCGGGCTGCCATGACTAATCTGGGGGCCAGCGCCGTGCGCGGTGAATATCTGGTGCTTCTGCATTGCGAACTGGCGGTGATGGATGGTGAATGGCTGGATAACCTGCTCAACCACGGGCAGCGTCCCGAAGTCGGTGTCGTTGGCGGCAAGCAGCTCAACTCAGAGCATCGTATTCGTCACGCTGGTTACCTGCTTGGAGTGGATGGCGCGGTAGGTGATGCGTTTCGTGGCATGGCGGACGACCAGGCGAGCTATCTTGGACGGCTGCATACCGACCAAAACTACAGCGCCGTATCCGGCGATTTCATGCTTATTCGCCGGACGGTTTTTGATGCCCTTGGCGGGTTCGACACCCGCAGCCAGCTCTATGATGACGTGGATTTTTGCCTGCGCGCCCGTGAGCAGGGTTACCTGACCGTCTGGACGCCCTATGCCCGTATTCTGCGTTCGGCCGCACGGCAGCCGCCGCTTAAAGGTGAAAACAGTCAGGCGGTTAAAATACAAAAACAGGATGAAGACACCTGGCTCTACCGACGCTGGTTGCCGACCATTGCTAACGATCCGGCATTCAATGCCAATCTGTCGCTAAAAAGTCGCCAGTTTGACGTTAACAGCGACAGCGCCCTGTGCTGGACGCCAGTGACCCGCCCCGGCGTGCCAACTATTCTTGCAAATCACGCGGACAGTGCCGGATGTGGACACTACCGTATTATCGGCCCGTTCCAGGCTATGGAGCGGGAAGGAATGGCGAACGGCAAGCTTTACAGCCGTCTGTTGTCTATTGCGGAAATCGGTCAGCAGAAGCCGGACAGCATGATTATTCAGCGTCGCTATTCTGACATTTTCCAGAACTGGATGGCACCCGTGGTGGCGGCAACGGATATCTTTCGGGTCTATGAGTTGGATGACTATATTCTCAACGTGCCGCTAAAAAATCATCACCACAAAGATTTTAAGCAGGATATGTGGAAAAAAATGCGTAAAAGTCTGGGCTTTTTCGACCGCTTCGTGGTGTCAACAGCACCGCTGGCCGAAGCCTTTAAAGGTATGCATGATCAGATTGTGGTGGTGAACAATCGTCTGCCGGTGCAGTGGTGGGGGAATTTACAGGGACAGCGCCGCCAGGGGAAAAAGCCGCGCGTGGGTTGGGCAGGCGGCTCCAGTCATACTGGCGATCTGGAAATGATTGTCGATGTGGTCAAAGAGTTTACCAATGAGGTTGAATGGGTGTTTATGGGCATGTGTCCGCACAAGCTGCGCCCTTATATTCACGAGCTGCATTATGGCGTTGATATTGAAATATATCCGGCCACGCTGGCGGCGCTGAATCTCGATCTGGCGCTGGCCCCGGTGGAAGATAATATTTTCAACGCCTGTAAAAGCAATTTGCGCCTGATGGAATACGGTGCCTGCGGCGTCCCGGTTATTTGCAGCGATGTGGAATGTTATCGCGGTGATTTACCGGTGACCCGCGCGCGCAATCGCTTTAAAGACTGGTGTGATGCTATCCGCAGACACCTGAACGATATGGATGCCACTGCCAGGATGGGCGATGAGCTGCAGGCGCGGCTGCGCCGCGACTGGATGCTGAGTGGAGACAATGTCACGGAGTGGCTAAAAGCATGGACAGGGTAA